The following coding sequences lie in one Bos indicus isolate NIAB-ARS_2022 breed Sahiwal x Tharparkar chromosome 12, NIAB-ARS_B.indTharparkar_mat_pri_1.0, whole genome shotgun sequence genomic window:
- the LOC109566827 gene encoding DNA-directed RNA polymerases I and III subunit RPAC2, with translation MEEDQELERKMSGVKTSMAEGERKTALEMVQAAGTDRHCVTFVLHEEDHTLGNSLRYMIMKNPEVEFCGYTTTHPSESKINLRIQTRGALPAVEPFQRGLTDLMNVCQHVLDKFEASIKEYKDQKASRNEATF, from the exons ATGGAAGAGGACCAGGAGCTGGAGAG AAAAATGTCTGGAGTGAAGACCTCAATGGCTGAAGGCGAGAGGAAGACAGCCCTGGAGATGGTCCAGGCGGCTGGGACAGATAGACACTGTGTGACATTTGTGTTGCACGAGGAGGACCACACCCTAGGAAATTCTCTTCGGTACATGATCATGAAgaacccagaagtggaattctgTGGTTACACCACAACCCATCCTTCAGAGAGCAAAATTAACTTGCGCATACAGACCCGAGGTGCCCTCCCCGCGGTCGAGCCCTTTCAGAGAGGCCTGACTGACCTCATGAATGTCTGCCAGCATGTGCTTGACAAGTTCGAGGCCAGCATAAAGGAATATAAAGATCAAAAGGCCAGCAGAAACGAAGCCACATTCTAG